In the Hevea brasiliensis isolate MT/VB/25A 57/8 chromosome 8, ASM3005281v1, whole genome shotgun sequence genome, AGGCCTGCCCCTCCCAGACAACTCAACAGGGTTGGCAACAAGCAGCTCTGTATCAGGACCCCGGCTAACAACGGCAACTCTAAGGGGGCGCAGAAGCTCCATTCTCAAACGAGAGCATAATGCATCTTGTTTATTGGGGTCAATTATCTTCTTGCCATCCGCTTGCATTATGAACAAGTCCACTTCACAGTTCCTTTTTGGGCTTGCAAAAAACCGTCCATAAGAAATCTGACATAAAAAATGACTTTTACATTTAGGTATCAGTAACAAATGAAAAATACTCAGAACAAGAAACTGGATAGGGCATTTTTATTCGTCAATCAAGCCCAAAGCCTTTTTGCACAAGCTGTACACCACGTCCCACTGTATCACTCAATTTATAGGAAATAAACAATAAATTCAGGTGTAAACTCATCAGTCTCGGTAGTAAAGGACCATTTTTTTACAGAGATATTATAGGTCCTACATCATCAATGCCCCAACTCAAGTCTTCTGGCAGCCAGCAAGAAAGTCAAAGTCCAAGTATTGTTGATAAGATATAGTTTAGAGCTTAAATTAGTTACCTGGATGTTATAATCCTTCAAGGTTCTCATCATATCATACATAAGACCTTTGTAATCCTTGCAGAAAATTTGAACAAGTGTGTGAGACGGGCTCAGAGTGTTGTCCACTGCAACTGTTACAGGGTTGGAATTAAGAAATCCATTTTGGTGTTGATCAGGCAGCTCCAAACTGAACATGTCTTCTGTGATTGCAGAAGGAAGAAAGGATGAGCCTTGGGAACATGCAGTAACCTCTGCACCAGCTGATTCAATCTCACAACTTATCAAGGCATCTCCTAATACATCTTTCAAATAGTGAATTGTCTCCTCTTGCCGATTTTTGGTATGAAGGAGTTCCCTAATAACAACAAATGCAATTACATCAATCAACCACAGAAAAGAAGTACCATAGCCATCAGACTCTCTCTTTTCAGAAACAGAAATTGACAAATGCACCCCTCTAAGCTGTGCATGTGAAGCAGATGGTTTTCGCACCCttaaaaagaaatcagaaaaatCCCATAAGTGCATTAACAAAAGCATTATACTTACAGATTATGCTTCTGTtcaataagaattaaaaaaaaaaaaaaacctaactaCAAATTTGGCCTACAGATTCAGCCAGCAATCAGTAAAGCGCCACCAAActtcataattatttattatatcttAATTGGCAGTTAAGCCTATACAAGCATATCCAAAATCAGCAAATCCATCATGTCTTCTACTCTTCTATATCTTACACAGTTTTTGACAAATTTTACATGCAAAGCTATGCCTTTTCTTCCTTCTAATTCACAACAATAAATGAGCTGAAATCTTCGTGTGATGTAGCCAGTAGGTATTGCAAATCAACCTTGTAATTTCCAAATTCTCTTTCTTTTTCCCCCTTCATTTTGTCCTTATGCTCAACAACCATGAAATGCTATAAaatccaataaaaaaaaaaatcataaaaagctaTACAAAGATAATTAAAACATTAGAAGCAGAAATGTAGCATTAATGTTGAAGATAAAGTTTCCAAGAATGACAAACCTGGTATCAGTGATGAAAAAGAGGTCCATCACCCTCCCATCTGGGGCAGTGGACACCTTCACTCTTTTTATTGTCAGCTCCAGCTCACAAAGAACCTCAGTTACatctaaaatgtaaataaattttaattattagaaaCTAAGTGAAGATAGTCCTAATGCTGTCCATCTTTACAATTGCACATAAAtactaaaagaaaagaaaaagaattaaagGGATGCAAAGACAGAAAGGGAAAATAAGATAACATTCCTTTTTAATGTGAATTAAGGACATAATTGCTACTGTACTTAATATTTTTCAAATGAGAAAATCTTCCTAATAAGTCAAGTTATAAagtcaatttaaatttatttccttCCCTATTTTACAGTTTTAAGCCATGGAAACAGCTGAATTCTGTTTCAAATCTCAATTATTTGAacaaacacttcaatatataaaCGTTGGAATCTCAAGGAACaaaacataaattttttttttcatacttcACACAACATGCCAAAGTGATAAACACTAAAAATGCCTCTCAAGGAGTCATAGCATCAAATACAACAATGCCAAATTGCAACTCTTACATAGGTCCACCACGACCCACTTCTACCATGACTGCAATCTTGCGGAGATCATTGGTCTTATATTGCTAGAGCACATATCCAGGGCATTTTCTTTTTATGCCTTTCCTAATACATTAGTTATAATAGTAACAATAATAAGAACAATTTCGATACTAACAATATTTAGGATTACCATGTAAAAGGCCTTCTCGATCATAAGAACACCAGAACTTCAAGAGAAACACATCTGGTTGCTTTGGCTCCTGGTTACCTGGCCTGTAGTAAGAGATGTCAGATGTCGAAAAATAAGATGGACACACCTCCAATAGCCTCTTCTTTAACAAACTCCACCTCGTGTTTGGATTCCCCACCACCCAAAGCACTATGTAGCACCATTTCCCATCTGTTTGCAAATCTTCATCACAAAAATTTTGTCTAAAAGTAATTACTAACAGGTCAAGAGAAATCAACAAAAAAATTgttcaaataaaaaaatcaatgagCAATCTCATTTTTCACTATCTCAATGGACCAAAtgaaaatgggaaaaaaaaagtCAAAAATATATATTAGATGAAAATTGCATCATATAAATCCTTCATTATTGTCCAATAACAGATAACTAAAAAATTCACTATGATATTACCTAATGCTTAATATTTTGCTACAAATCTGGATTACTTCCTCCCAAATTGAAATGGAGAAAAATGAAAACAATGATACAGAACTATCCATTTTTGGTTATCCTTCAAATTTTAGATCCATACTCCATATTTAGTGTACAATGACAAGAGAATTCACAAAATCCAACAAGCCATCATTTATTTTCTCAGCAATAGCAAATCCTCAAAATAAAAACTGCCATAAGTCAAAAACTCAAAAATCAGTAGATCACCCATTATTCTTTATGCTATAAAGGTATTATTATAAAACCACAGACCCCACCAAAAGTAactcaataaaattaaaaagaaacatTAAAGAAAAGAAAGGGCAATACAAAGACAAACAAAATAAAGCTTACCTCCTCTAGAAATACTTAGCCCAAAGAACAAGATAATCCTGCACAAATCACAGCCAAGCCCAGTTTTGTCAGGGCAATTAACAGTGATCACAGTGGACTCACCAGGCTTCTCAGCCTCACTGATCACTACAGCATCCTCGTACAATATTCCCATTTCTATGTTTCCCTCAACCATCTCCCCTCACACCTTGTTTTTTCTATAGCTTCAAGAAAAGTGAAAATCAACAAGGTGGGATGCATTGATTTCTGCTGATTGGCTTCTCTTTTTCATTGCTTCCACTTTTTTATtcttgcttagtagtgcaatggATTGGACATTCCGTCAAAAGAAAGAGCTACCAAAAACTGAATTCTAAAGGATTATTGTACTGGCTTTCTCTCTCTAAGAATGCTCAAACCTTCTGTTTTTGCTCTTTAGCTTCAACTAGCGAACTGAAAAATCTGAGTAGCTAAAGGGAGGAAAATCAACTGAGACCCCGTTGGCAGCGGCGAGCGAGAGCGGATTGGGGgtttcaagaaaaacaaagacgTCTTGTCAGAGCCTCATGTTTTTTCAATTCTATAATATTCAGTTAATTTCCAAATGAGTTCCACGATATAatctattataaataaattttcttattatatattttatattaagtttacaatttattataaataaaataaattttatgtttaggataaataaaaaaatataatatataataaaaaaataattttattatttacaaaatataaaattttaaatttatttataaattttattaattttaataaaatttaatttaattataagaattctaaataaaattttatttaaactaaatactataatttaaaatttataaataaattttataaaattttgtaaatttatttatatcaaacaccatcttaaaaataaaaatatatttatttataaaaaaaattaattttgatatttttattatttatattaattaaaaagtgTTTCATTTACTGTCTTATAGTATTTACAATATACAACTATCATTATATtttgtattaaaaaaattaaaaataaatcttttaaatttcaattaatacCATTCTCAATCTATATAAAATGTATAATGGAAATTTTTAAATGACTTttttaaaataactttttaaattcaattaatttttttttcttttacaattGCAGCCTCAACttttttagtttttaaaattatatccTATTTTTTTACCTTAATTTTTTGAGAATGAATTAATTGCACTGTTATTTACTACTGTTAATGGAGGAGGTAATGGCAGTGTATAATTAATTCAGCCTCTATAAGTTaggatggatttt is a window encoding:
- the LOC110667469 gene encoding ACT domain-containing protein ACR10, whose translation is MVEGNIEMGILYEDAVVISEAEKPGESTVITVNCPDKTGLGCDLCRIILFFGLSISRGDLQTDGKWCYIVLWVVGNPNTRWSLLKKRLLEVCPSYFSTSDISYYRPGNQEPKQPDVFLLKFWCSYDREGLLHDVTEVLCELELTIKRVKVSTAPDGRVMDLFFITDTRELLHTKNRQEETIHYLKDVLGDALISCEIESAGAEVTACSQGSSFLPSAITEDMFSLELPDQHQNGFLNSNPVTVAVDNTLSPSHTLVQIFCKDYKGLMYDMMRTLKDYNIQISYGRFFASPKRNCEVDLFIMQADGKKIIDPNKQDALCSRLRMELLRPLRVAVVSRGPDTELLVANPVELSGRGRPLVFYDITLALQILSTGIFSVEIGRHMIHDREWEVYRILLDEGGGVTVPRNKIEEGVRNILMGWD